One Gelria sp. Kuro-4 DNA segment encodes these proteins:
- a CDS encoding competence type IV pilus major pilin ComGC, translating to MRRLLKNQGGFTLIELLIVVLIIGVLAGIAVPQVAGRSDEAKATACKANMKQIETALESYYLDNQKYPSTDHLDDLTDRYLKGIPQCPAGKKQYEYESKDDKTFTLTCEHHEYEVTQSSETWGEDSSEGGSGN from the coding sequence GTGCGCAGACTGCTGAAGAACCAGGGCGGCTTCACCCTGATCGAGCTCCTGATCGTCGTCCTCATCATCGGCGTGCTGGCCGGGATCGCGGTGCCGCAGGTCGCAGGCCGCAGCGACGAAGCCAAGGCCACGGCCTGCAAGGCGAATATGAAGCAGATTGAAACGGCGCTCGAATCTTATTATTTAGACAATCAGAAGTACCCCTCTACCGACCACTTGGATGATCTCACAGATCGGTATCTCAAAGGCATTCCGCAGTGCCCGGCAGGGAAGAAGCAATATGAGTACGAAAGCAAAGATGACAAAACCTTCACACTGACCTGCGAACACCATGAGTACGAAGTAACCCAAAGCTCTGAAACGTGGGGCGAAGATTCCAGTGAAGGCGGAAGCGGCAACTAA
- a CDS encoding type II secretion system protein J translates to MKKGLNWLPWRCRQSKAAGGRAGFTLVEVLVAVSLTALLMTGLASLFQAQLKAVHNENLQSDALQSAWVALSWLERDLKAARAVTLAGDGTKIYLEVPQVQRPVESYLRPHWEEVTYTLVGDQLQRSLHGSHNPVAEGIAAFTCSLAENGRVVAVRLVARAAGRPVEVATKVWLRNKKG, encoded by the coding sequence ATGAAAAAAGGATTGAACTGGTTACCCTGGCGCTGCCGGCAGAGTAAGGCCGCCGGCGGGAGGGCCGGTTTTACCCTGGTGGAAGTGCTGGTGGCGGTTTCCTTGACGGCCCTCCTCATGACCGGCTTAGCCAGCCTCTTTCAGGCGCAGCTTAAGGCGGTGCACAATGAAAACCTGCAAAGCGACGCGCTTCAGAGCGCCTGGGTGGCGCTGAGCTGGCTGGAACGCGACCTTAAAGCGGCGCGCGCGGTGACCCTGGCAGGCGATGGCACGAAGATTTACCTTGAGGTACCCCAGGTGCAACGTCCTGTAGAAAGCTACCTTCGGCCCCACTGGGAGGAGGTGACCTACACCTTGGTGGGGGACCAGTTGCAGCGCTCCCTCCACGGCTCGCATAACCCGGTGGCGGAAGGTATAGCCGCGTTTACGTGCTCCCTGGCGGAAAACGGCCGGGTGGTGGCCGTACGCTTGGTGGCGCGAGCGGCGGGGCGACCGGTGGAGGTGGCGACCAAGGTGTGGCTGCGCAACAAGAAAGGGTGA
- a CDS encoding GspE/PulE family protein: protein MAETTVFSQPPRLGDLLVDQGLLTRDQLAQALKRQQETGERLGQALVSLGYVTPRQIAEVLEFQLGIPHVTLADFPPEEEALRSIPGTLARRHQVLPLRISGSALLLAMADPLNVVAVDEVRLASGYEVRPAVATEEEIAQEIRNHYGALENVAQESRRLSQSRTREEPVPGSPSGTDSAAAINIVDSLFAQAVEARASDIHIEPLDEDLRVRFRIDGVLQPVINLNSSVLGPLVSRIKVMAGMDIAERRAPQDGRIELKQGGHEIDVRVSTLPTIRGEKVVLRLLDKTTRIMNLSALGFAAQALTGFRQLIARPYGMVLVTGPTGCGKTTTLYAALRTLNTPQQNIITIEDPVEYQIPGINQVQVNPKAGIDFANGLRAILRQDPNIIMVGEIRDSETADVAIRSALTGHLVLSTLHTNDAAGTITRLLDMGVEPYLVASALAGVVAQRLVRCVCPRCEEEYLPEPEEWTLLELGPDRPPEPLKRGRGCPACRYTGYWGRTAIQESMVVTPALRRLILAKASAEEIRAAALQEGMIPLLQDGVAKVLAGRTTIAEVIRAAL from the coding sequence GTGGCTGAGACAACAGTTTTTTCCCAACCGCCGCGGTTGGGGGATCTGCTCGTCGACCAAGGGCTTCTCACCCGGGACCAGCTTGCCCAGGCCCTCAAGCGGCAGCAAGAAACCGGTGAGCGCCTGGGCCAGGCCCTGGTAAGCCTTGGTTATGTTACACCTCGGCAGATCGCCGAGGTGCTCGAGTTTCAGCTCGGTATACCCCATGTCACGCTGGCCGATTTCCCGCCGGAAGAGGAGGCCCTCCGGAGTATTCCGGGGACCTTGGCGCGGAGGCACCAAGTGCTGCCGCTGAGAATAAGCGGGTCCGCGCTCCTGCTCGCCATGGCCGACCCGCTCAATGTTGTGGCCGTCGATGAGGTGCGGTTGGCCTCCGGGTACGAGGTCCGGCCGGCCGTGGCAACTGAAGAAGAGATTGCCCAGGAGATTCGGAACCATTACGGCGCCCTGGAAAACGTGGCCCAGGAGTCGAGGCGCCTCAGCCAAAGCAGGACAAGGGAAGAGCCCGTCCCAGGCAGTCCGAGCGGGACAGACTCGGCGGCCGCGATCAACATAGTTGACTCGCTCTTTGCCCAAGCGGTCGAGGCGCGGGCCAGTGACATTCACATCGAGCCCCTGGACGAGGACCTCCGTGTCCGCTTCCGCATCGACGGGGTGCTGCAGCCGGTGATCAACCTTAACTCCAGCGTGCTGGGGCCCCTCGTCTCCCGCATCAAGGTTATGGCCGGCATGGACATCGCCGAGCGCCGGGCGCCCCAGGACGGGCGCATTGAGCTGAAGCAGGGTGGGCACGAAATCGATGTGCGCGTTTCCACCCTCCCTACCATCCGCGGCGAGAAGGTGGTGCTGAGGCTCCTTGACAAAACCACGCGCATCATGAACCTCTCCGCCCTGGGGTTTGCCGCCCAGGCGCTGACCGGTTTCCGCCAGCTGATCGCCCGGCCGTACGGCATGGTGCTGGTAACCGGCCCTACCGGCTGCGGCAAAACGACCACGCTGTACGCCGCACTCCGCACCTTAAACACCCCGCAGCAGAACATTATCACCATCGAGGACCCGGTGGAGTACCAGATACCCGGTATTAACCAAGTGCAGGTCAACCCCAAGGCCGGTATCGACTTCGCCAACGGCCTACGGGCCATCCTGCGCCAGGATCCTAACATCATCATGGTGGGGGAAATCCGGGACAGCGAAACGGCCGACGTCGCCATCCGCTCGGCGCTCACCGGGCACCTGGTGCTCTCGACGCTTCATACCAACGACGCAGCCGGGACCATTACCCGGCTGCTCGACATGGGCGTCGAGCCGTACCTGGTCGCTTCCGCCCTGGCGGGGGTAGTGGCCCAGCGGCTGGTGCGCTGCGTCTGCCCCCGCTGCGAGGAAGAGTACCTGCCTGAGCCCGAAGAGTGGACCCTCCTCGAGCTGGGCCCGGACCGGCCGCCTGAGCCCCTCAAACGGGGGCGCGGTTGTCCCGCCTGCCGCTATACCGGCTACTGGGGCCGCACGGCGATTCAAGAGAGCATGGTGGTCACCCCGGCACTGCGCCGGCTTATTCTGGCCAAAGCCAGCGCTGAAGAAATCCGTGCCGCCGCCCTCCAGGAAGGTATGATTCCCCTCTTGCAAGACGGCGTGGCTAAAGTCCTCGCCGGCCGAACAACCATCGCGGAAGTAATCCGCGCGGCACTGTAA
- a CDS encoding late competence development ComFB family protein, with the protein MQLVNCMEAAVAAHFSEVARRFPEACRCPRCRLDVLALALNALPPRYVVSETGEVYARAEQLSQQYNADIAIALTRAFSQVLAAPRHQKGEGEA; encoded by the coding sequence TTGCAGCTCGTAAACTGTATGGAGGCCGCCGTAGCGGCGCATTTTTCTGAAGTGGCGCGGCGTTTTCCAGAGGCATGCCGCTGCCCACGCTGCCGGCTCGACGTGCTGGCCCTGGCGCTTAACGCCCTGCCGCCGCGCTACGTGGTCAGCGAAACGGGGGAGGTTTACGCCCGCGCCGAACAGCTGAGCCAGCAGTATAACGCCGATATCGCCATTGCGCTGACGCGCGCCTTCAGCCAGGTGCTGGCGGCCCCGCGCCATCAAAAGGGCGAAGGGGAAGCCTGA
- a CDS encoding prepilin-type N-terminal cleavage/methylation domain-containing protein produces the protein MRRRGNAGFTLVELLFVLALIGVLSLAAVPQGSRLLTFFSLQQAARELAGTLRELQNRAVVEERAYYIQFIYSLDHGRDGYRAGPFGEKGVFHRLPEGISIANNYLQPKTPLLFYPSGSPNTGASIPLQNKQGGLLTVKVMVATGRVRVVQGLGG, from the coding sequence ATGCGCAGGCGGGGTAACGCGGGTTTCACGCTGGTGGAGCTGCTTTTCGTACTGGCGCTGATCGGCGTTTTGTCTCTGGCGGCCGTCCCGCAGGGAAGCAGGCTCTTGACTTTTTTCAGCCTGCAGCAGGCGGCGCGTGAGCTGGCCGGCACCCTGCGCGAGCTGCAAAACCGCGCTGTGGTGGAGGAGCGGGCGTACTACATACAGTTCATTTACTCGCTGGACCATGGCCGCGACGGCTACAGGGCCGGGCCTTTCGGCGAAAAGGGCGTCTTCCACCGGCTGCCGGAAGGCATCAGCATCGCCAACAACTACCTGCAACCTAAGACGCCGCTCTTGTTTTACCCCAGCGGCTCTCCCAATACGGGGGCCAGTATACCGCTGCAAAATAAGCAGGGGGGCCTGCTTACCGTCAAAGTCATGGTGGCCACAGGTCGGGTACGGGTGGTGCAGGGATTAGGTGGTTGA
- a CDS encoding PilN domain-containing protein, with product MHSHTAPRLNLLPPAYVAERRRRRKVTAFFLSCLLLAALLALPAGRFHQEATQLRREQEALAGKLTPLRALAAARQKLQAETERAEKREAFLLQKQEEGLNPLPHLAALEALLPPGVTLASLSLEKNALSLTGTTLEPQEVAVLLANVQATFGSGVRLQGWERREDGRYYFELGGEARFK from the coding sequence ATGCATTCTCACACCGCGCCACGACTTAATCTCCTTCCGCCGGCCTATGTGGCGGAGCGCCGCCGCAGAAGAAAAGTCACCGCCTTTTTTCTCTCCTGTTTACTTCTCGCCGCCCTCCTGGCCCTTCCTGCCGGCCGGTTTCACCAGGAGGCGACTCAACTAAGGCGCGAGCAGGAGGCGCTCGCCGGGAAGCTGACGCCCCTGCGCGCCCTGGCCGCTGCGCGGCAAAAGCTCCAGGCAGAAACGGAGCGGGCCGAAAAGCGCGAGGCCTTTCTGCTGCAGAAACAAGAGGAAGGATTAAACCCGCTCCCACACCTGGCGGCCCTTGAAGCCCTCCTGCCGCCCGGAGTAACCTTAGCCTCCCTTTCCCTTGAGAAAAACGCGCTCTCCCTGACCGGAACCACGTTGGAACCCCAAGAGGTTGCTGTTTTGCTGGCCAACGTTCAGGCGACCTTCGGCTCCGGCGTGCGCCTGCAAGGCTGGGAGAGGCGGGAAGATGGACGGTACTACTTTGAGCTGGGC
- a CDS encoding A24 family peptidase: MKAEAATKLFMESRLHRMHTEEINMALPVPPLSFLLALLGLTVGSFLNVVAHRLPRGESLLRPRSRCPKCGHTLAAWDLVPVLSFLWLRGRCRFCRAPISPRYPAVELCTGAFFVAAGLLLAPTWQLLRTLALGSLFITASLIDLDTLVLPDAFTLGGAALALLLPPGPRPAYLLGALAGCALLLFIAWASRGGMGGGDVKLGLALGAFLGWPNVLPALFLAFFLGAAAGIGLILAKKKRRSDAVPFGPFLVAGGLGAALWGTELLELYFRYVWR; encoded by the coding sequence GTGAAGGCGGAAGCGGCAACTAAGCTCTTCATGGAGTCCCGGCTGCACCGAATGCACACCGAGGAAATAAACATGGCCTTACCTGTACCGCCCTTGAGTTTCTTGCTCGCCCTCCTCGGCCTTACGGTAGGGAGTTTCCTCAACGTGGTGGCCCACCGCCTGCCGCGGGGGGAGTCGCTCCTTAGGCCGCGGTCGCGCTGTCCTAAATGCGGGCATACCCTGGCGGCTTGGGACCTAGTACCGGTCCTGAGTTTTCTCTGGCTTAGAGGGCGCTGCCGCTTTTGTCGCGCTCCTATCTCGCCGCGTTACCCGGCAGTGGAGCTCTGCACCGGGGCGTTTTTTGTCGCCGCCGGGCTTCTGCTTGCCCCGACGTGGCAGCTCCTGCGCACCCTGGCCCTGGGCAGCCTCTTTATCACTGCCTCTCTCATCGACCTTGACACCCTGGTACTCCCGGACGCCTTCACCCTCGGTGGAGCGGCCCTCGCCTTGCTTTTACCGCCCGGGCCGCGCCCGGCCTACCTCCTGGGAGCGCTGGCGGGCTGCGCCCTGCTGCTTTTTATTGCCTGGGCCAGCCGCGGCGGCATGGGGGGCGGGGATGTGAAGCTGGGTCTCGCCCTGGGCGCCTTTCTTGGCTGGCCCAATGTCTTGCCCGCGCTCTTTCTCGCCTTCTTTCTGGGCGCGGCGGCAGGAATCGGGCTTATTCTCGCGAAAAAGAAAAGAAGATCCGATGCCGTCCCTTTCGGCCCTTTCCTGGTGGCGGGCGGCCTGGGCGCCGCTCTGTGGGGTACGGAGCTGCTGGAGCTTTACTTTCGGTACGTGTGGAGGTAG
- a CDS encoding type II secretion system F family protein translates to MHVRYQACTATGKLVQGDLAVETVAEAVTELHNQGLFVVNIEAVRKTRQRTPARWHPARRGVPLKTLVVFLRQFSSLFRAGLPLLACLNLLAREAASPVLRDACRSLRQEIARGRSLSQALKSQGRLFPPLLVHMTEAAEATGNLDEVYDRLAANYEREARLREKLGSAAAYPVFVLCLAVAVSLLMVRLVLPQFLSLLGDVQAALPAPTRLLLALGEPRRQLRLLLAGGILTALASILLATRRGSRWRDGRVLKLPLIGPLLLRAHLARFCRSLSLALRSGIPLVAALDLVKRTALNHVFVSELERIQAGIQRGGTLADLFAQSRIFPGPLVQMVRVGEEAGNLEEMLAEVGAFYERELDHYLAVLTAVAEPALILFVGGIVGFIVLALMLPLLSSLAMVT, encoded by the coding sequence ATGCACGTGCGCTACCAGGCGTGTACGGCCACCGGGAAGCTCGTGCAGGGCGATCTGGCCGTGGAAACGGTGGCGGAGGCGGTAACAGAGCTGCACAACCAGGGGCTCTTTGTGGTGAACATTGAAGCAGTCCGTAAGACGCGGCAGCGTACCCCGGCCCGCTGGCACCCGGCCCGGCGCGGCGTGCCTCTTAAGACCCTGGTCGTCTTCCTGCGCCAGTTCAGTTCGCTGTTTCGCGCCGGGTTACCGCTGCTCGCCTGCCTGAACCTCCTCGCACGAGAAGCCGCCAGCCCGGTCCTGCGGGATGCCTGTCGCTCGCTCCGGCAGGAGATCGCCCGCGGGCGGTCCCTCAGCCAGGCCCTCAAGAGCCAGGGCCGCCTTTTTCCGCCGCTCCTCGTTCACATGACAGAAGCGGCCGAGGCCACAGGCAACCTGGACGAAGTTTACGACCGGCTGGCGGCCAACTATGAGCGCGAAGCCCGCCTCCGGGAGAAACTCGGGAGCGCCGCCGCCTACCCGGTCTTTGTCCTCTGTTTGGCCGTCGCAGTTTCTCTGCTCATGGTGCGGCTGGTCCTGCCCCAGTTTCTGAGCCTCTTGGGCGACGTCCAGGCGGCACTGCCCGCACCCACCCGTCTTCTTTTAGCCCTGGGGGAGCCCCGGCGGCAGCTCCGGCTGCTCCTGGCCGGCGGCATTTTGACCGCTTTGGCCTCCATTCTCCTGGCGACCCGGCGCGGCTCCAGGTGGCGCGACGGCCGGGTGCTGAAGCTCCCGCTCATCGGCCCCCTTCTGCTCCGCGCCCACCTGGCCCGCTTCTGCCGCAGCCTGAGTCTCGCCCTCCGAAGCGGCATTCCCCTGGTGGCAGCGCTGGATCTGGTGAAACGAACCGCCCTTAACCATGTCTTTGTGAGCGAACTTGAGCGCATCCAAGCCGGCATTCAGCGCGGTGGGACGCTGGCCGACCTGTTCGCACAGAGCCGGATCTTCCCCGGGCCCCTGGTACAGATGGTGCGGGTGGGGGAGGAAGCCGGTAATCTGGAAGAGATGTTGGCGGAGGTAGGAGCGTTCTACGAGCGCGAGCTCGACCACTACCTGGCCGTGCTCACCGCGGTGGCCGAGCCGGCCCTGATCCTATTCGTCGGCGGCATTGTCGGCTTTATCGTTCTCGCGCTTATGCTCCCGCTGCTGTCGTCGCTGGCCATGGTCACCTGA
- a CDS encoding type IV pilus twitching motility protein PilT: protein MFRQLLELAAQKGASDIHLVTGEAPLLRVDGRLARTNLPVLTAEGFREWLTTLLPAGQLEELGKKGELDTAASTASLRLRLNIYRRLGGWAAAIRLLPQRVPTLEELGLPAGLTVLAEQRQGLLLVTGPTGSGKSTTLAACIEHLNRTRDLHIITIEDPVEYRHVNRRALINQREVGRDTESFASGLRAALRQDPDVILVGEMRDLTTIATALTAAETGHLVLSTLHTASAAQTVDRIIDVFPAHQQPQVRSQLAGVLAGIVAQRLLPRQTGSGRVAALEILVATPAVRNLIREGKTFQLPSVIQAGRQTGMQALEHSLTRLYQAGSVAYEEALAAANDQALFVQLARAGM, encoded by the coding sequence GTGTTTCGGCAACTTCTCGAACTCGCGGCCCAAAAAGGCGCTTCGGACATTCATCTCGTCACGGGTGAAGCCCCGCTCCTCAGGGTGGACGGGCGCTTGGCGCGCACCAACCTGCCTGTGCTAACGGCGGAGGGCTTCCGGGAGTGGTTGACCACGCTTCTGCCGGCCGGCCAGCTGGAAGAGCTGGGGAAGAAAGGGGAGCTGGATACAGCAGCCTCCACGGCCAGCCTGCGCCTGCGCCTCAACATTTACCGCCGCCTGGGCGGTTGGGCCGCTGCCATACGCCTGCTGCCCCAGCGGGTCCCCACCCTGGAAGAACTGGGTCTACCGGCCGGCCTTACGGTTTTGGCCGAGCAGCGGCAGGGGTTGCTGCTGGTCACTGGGCCTACGGGTTCAGGCAAATCCACCACCCTCGCCGCCTGTATCGAACACCTCAACCGCACCCGGGACCTTCACATCATCACCATTGAAGACCCGGTGGAGTACCGGCATGTGAACCGGCGCGCCCTCATCAACCAACGTGAGGTGGGGCGCGATACAGAAAGCTTCGCCAGCGGCCTGCGTGCCGCCTTGCGCCAGGATCCCGATGTGATCCTGGTGGGGGAAATGCGGGATCTTACCACCATCGCCACGGCCCTTACCGCCGCCGAAACCGGCCATCTGGTGCTCTCTACGCTCCACACGGCCAGCGCCGCTCAAACGGTGGACCGGATCATCGACGTTTTCCCCGCCCACCAGCAGCCCCAGGTGCGTAGCCAGCTGGCCGGGGTGCTCGCGGGCATCGTCGCCCAGCGCCTGCTCCCCCGGCAGACGGGCAGCGGCCGCGTGGCGGCCCTGGAGATTCTCGTGGCCACGCCGGCGGTGCGCAATCTCATCCGGGAGGGGAAAACCTTTCAACTTCCTTCTGTCATCCAGGCCGGCCGCCAAACTGGTATGCAGGCGCTGGAGCACAGCCTGACCCGCCTGTACCAAGCCGGTAGCGTAGCTTACGAAGAAGCCCTGGCAGCCGCCAACGACCAGGCGCTGTTTGTCCAGCTGGCGCGGGCAGGGATGTAA
- the pilM gene encoding type IV pilus biogenesis protein PilM has product MGQVLGLDIGSAAVKFAEVACGRREPQLVRSGVIATPAGTVADGQVLQPAELGRVIQKALQRAGCRARRVACAVNGSGLLLRLVELPPLSPAQLKTSLRWELERYVPYAATAVEYDVQPLEMLPDKAVALLATAPQAVVTSLLSTLAAARLVPEVLEPGPLALLRFIGSHSAADASADPFLILDLGAASVKIIVQNKGRLEFARTITLKEFGTGADAWERVVGEIRRSADYFFLQQHRGAPHFGTCLCTGGLVHETAFLAQLEAGLGIPVQVAGEKAVGEGNSHQVPGHLLATAVGLALGEVEKHAFSHRATT; this is encoded by the coding sequence ATGGGGCAGGTGCTCGGTCTCGATATCGGCAGCGCTGCGGTAAAGTTCGCCGAGGTGGCTTGCGGCCGGAGGGAGCCGCAGCTGGTGCGGAGCGGCGTGATCGCCACCCCTGCCGGAACGGTGGCCGATGGACAAGTGCTTCAACCGGCCGAACTAGGGCGCGTCATACAGAAGGCCCTGCAGCGCGCCGGCTGCCGGGCCCGCCGCGTGGCCTGCGCGGTGAACGGTTCCGGTCTGCTCCTGCGTTTGGTGGAGCTGCCGCCGCTCTCGCCGGCGCAGCTCAAAACGTCCCTGCGCTGGGAATTGGAACGGTACGTCCCTTACGCGGCGACTGCAGTGGAATACGATGTCCAGCCTTTGGAAATGCTGCCGGATAAGGCGGTGGCGCTCCTGGCGACCGCTCCCCAAGCTGTGGTAACCTCCCTCCTCAGCACCCTGGCAGCAGCCCGCCTGGTGCCGGAGGTGCTGGAGCCGGGCCCGCTGGCACTCCTGCGCTTCATCGGTTCCCACTCCGCAGCAGACGCCAGTGCCGACCCGTTTCTTATTTTAGACCTGGGAGCGGCCAGCGTGAAGATCATCGTTCAAAATAAGGGAAGGCTGGAGTTTGCGCGCACCATCACCCTGAAGGAGTTTGGTACCGGCGCGGATGCCTGGGAAAGGGTGGTGGGGGAGATCCGACGGAGCGCCGATTACTTTTTCCTCCAGCAGCACAGGGGTGCCCCACATTTCGGTACCTGCCTGTGCACCGGCGGGCTGGTGCACGAGACGGCTTTCCTCGCCCAGCTGGAGGCCGGTCTGGGAATCCCTGTCCAGGTGGCCGGAGAAAAGGCGGTGGGGGAAGGCAATTCGCACCAGGTTCCCGGCCATCTCCTGGCCACCGCAGTGGGATTAGCTTTGGGTGAGGTAGAAAAGCATGCATTCTCACACCGCGCCACGACTTAA